The Clostridiaceae bacterium genome includes the window ATGAATAAAACTGATTTGATAAATGCTGTTGCAGCAAAATCCGGACTTAGCAAGAAAAATAGCGAAGCAGCAATTAATGCTTTTATATCATCAGTTGAAGACGCTTTAAAAGCTGGAGAAAAAGTTGTACTCGTTGGATTTGGTACTTTTGAAGTAAGAGAAAGAGCAGAAAGAAAAGGAAGAAATCCCCAGACTAAGGAAGAAATAATTATACCTGCTTCAAAAGCACCTGTTTTTAAAGCAGGAAAAGGCTTAAAAGAGATTGTAAACGGATAGCATCGACATACTTATTATCCAATAAATCATTTACATAAACAAGGCCTTATTAACTCGAGTTAAGAGGTCTTGTTTATTTTTTATCTATCTTGTTTATCTTTTATCTATATTCTTTTATTCATTTTATTCTATATCATTTCACACTAATTATATCAATAATTTCCTTAGCAAGTTCTACAGGTCCTCTTTCAGAACAATCAATTATAATATCAGCATATTTCTCATAAAGTGGATTTCGTTCATCAAACATATCCTGTAAAGATTGATTTTCATTCCTGGCGAATCTTCTGTCAGCACCTGCCCTTTCAATGAGCAATTCAAACTTATTCTTCAAATATACTATTACTCCATCTTTCTTAAGATGACTCATGGAAAGTGGACTGTATACAACAC containing:
- a CDS encoding shikimate kinase, translating into MEKSNIVLIGMPGSGKSTVGKTLAGIMKRKFIDTDLLIKEAEGRELKDIVAKEGREAFLNIQEKIILKLNTANSVIATGGSVVYSPLSMSHLKKDGVIVYLKNKFELLIERAGADRRFARNENQSLQDMFDERNPLYEKYADIIIDCSERGPVELAKEIIDIISVK
- a CDS encoding HU family DNA-binding protein — protein: MNKTDLINAVAAKSGLSKKNSEAAINAFISSVEDALKAGEKVVLVGFGTFEVRERAERKGRNPQTKEEIIIPASKAPVFKAGKGLKEIVNG